A window of the Branchiibius hedensis genome harbors these coding sequences:
- a CDS encoding FadR/GntR family transcriptional regulator, with amino-acid sequence MTSTRLPTVELPPVQGGAGRQGTAENIIEQVVAAIADGTLARGQRLPSEREFARHYGVSGPTAREAIRALSAMGLVEARHGSGTYVTADPEVFVSSALTIAAHMSDVTVSEIIDLLAVLNVHAAEAACEAATEQEVDALAAASAGIVNAEQPSSILTSVTDFHRALARAAHRPLIQIISTFLVDTLADLEERTFPVDSAFWQEWTGALAAHRAEIVSAVRAHDPGRAGAAVRAYHREAGRMLADESDLLSARTKVK; translated from the coding sequence GTGACTTCCACTCGTTTGCCCACCGTTGAACTTCCGCCCGTCCAGGGTGGGGCCGGTCGGCAGGGCACCGCAGAAAACATCATCGAACAGGTCGTCGCGGCCATCGCCGACGGCACCCTGGCGCGCGGCCAACGGTTGCCGAGCGAGCGTGAGTTCGCCCGACACTACGGCGTGAGCGGGCCCACCGCACGGGAGGCTATCCGGGCCCTGTCGGCGATGGGACTGGTCGAGGCACGCCACGGCAGCGGCACCTACGTGACTGCCGACCCGGAGGTGTTCGTCAGCTCGGCGTTGACCATCGCCGCGCACATGTCCGACGTCACCGTCTCGGAGATCATCGACCTGTTGGCTGTCCTGAATGTGCATGCCGCGGAAGCCGCCTGCGAGGCAGCCACCGAGCAGGAAGTCGATGCGCTCGCCGCCGCTTCTGCCGGGATCGTCAACGCTGAGCAGCCCAGTTCCATCCTGACCTCGGTCACCGACTTCCACCGCGCCCTTGCCCGGGCTGCGCATCGGCCCCTCATCCAGATCATCAGCACCTTCCTCGTCGACACCCTGGCGGATCTGGAGGAGCGCACGTTCCCGGTGGACAGCGCCTTCTGGCAGGAGTGGACGGGCGCGCTCGCGGCCCACCGGGCGGAGATCGTCAGTGCTGTCCGGGCGCACGATCCGGGCCGCGCCGGCGCGGCCGTGCGGGCCTATCACCGCGAGGCGGGCCGAATGCTGGCCGATGAATCGGACCTGCTGTCCGCACGAACGAAGGTCAAATAG
- a CDS encoding excinuclease ABC subunit UvrA: MPAEGSPDRSEPAYVQPDVRVRGAREHNLKDVDLTVPRDATVIFTGVSGSGKSSLAFGTLYAESQRRYLESVAPYARRLIDQAGTPDVDSITGMPPAVALQQQRGGRSTRSSVGSITTLSSLVRMLYSRTGDYPADQPMLYAEDFSPNTVQGACPQCHGIGRVFEVPERKMVPDPSLTIRERAIASWPTAWHGHQLRDVLVALGYDVDVPWKDLPKKDRNWILYTEETPFVPVHSRLSLAEARAAIKAGEEPTYQGTYVGARKYVLDTFANTKSASMKHRVAQFLDVATCPACHGKRLNPEPLTVTFEGLDIAEFSQLPLREMRELLEGVVDGAADGPAARKSGTGLDAAVRRDATKRRVAAGGSAHTAAPDVRRTPNQSAEKQAAAARLAAELIDRLRPIIDLGLGYLSLGRTTPTLSGGELQRLRLATQLTSELFGVVYVLDEPSAGLHPQDVTALLGILDGLKRRGNSLFVVEHSVEVMRHADWLVDIGPGAGEHGGRILYSGPTAGLAQVEESVTRGYLFGASGLPAHTPRDPSGWLQLTGVTRNNLRDLSVSIPMGVFTIVTGVSGSGKSSLVSQVLPALLSERLGSTAPVDDSPEDNEALLADSPDRLEGDLEGDLTGVRRVVSIDQKPIGRTPRSNVATYTGLFDHVRKRFAQTPEAKARGYQAGRFSFNVKGGRCPTCEGEGSVMVELLFLPSVYTECPDCHGTRYKDSTLQITWREKNIAEILAMSVEEAHPFFDGEQEVQRSLSALIDVGLDYLRLGQPATELSGGEAQRVKLASELQRAQRGDTLYVLDEPTSGLHCADADRLVAHLQSLVDAGNTVVAVELDMRVASAADYLIDLGPGAGDAGGTVVASGTPQQVADAEVGASAPYLADALLDQHRT, translated from the coding sequence ATGCCCGCCGAAGGATCACCCGACCGGTCCGAGCCCGCGTACGTGCAACCGGACGTACGCGTTCGCGGCGCCCGCGAGCACAACCTGAAGGACGTGGACCTGACGGTGCCGCGCGATGCGACGGTGATCTTCACGGGTGTGTCCGGATCCGGAAAATCGTCGCTGGCGTTTGGCACGTTGTACGCCGAGTCGCAGCGTCGCTACCTGGAGTCGGTCGCGCCGTACGCCCGACGGCTGATCGACCAAGCCGGCACACCGGACGTCGATTCGATCACCGGGATGCCACCGGCGGTCGCCCTGCAGCAGCAGCGCGGCGGTCGCAGCACCCGGTCCTCGGTCGGCAGCATCACCACGCTGTCCTCATTGGTGAGGATGCTCTACTCCCGGACCGGCGACTACCCGGCCGACCAGCCGATGCTCTACGCGGAAGACTTCTCGCCCAACACAGTTCAGGGGGCGTGCCCGCAATGTCACGGCATTGGAAGGGTATTCGAGGTCCCGGAGCGCAAGATGGTGCCGGATCCCTCGCTGACCATCCGGGAGCGCGCGATCGCCTCGTGGCCGACGGCCTGGCACGGCCATCAGTTACGTGACGTGCTGGTCGCACTCGGCTACGACGTCGATGTCCCCTGGAAGGACCTGCCGAAGAAGGATCGCAACTGGATCCTCTACACCGAGGAGACGCCGTTCGTCCCGGTGCATTCCCGGCTCAGCCTCGCCGAGGCACGCGCCGCCATCAAGGCCGGTGAGGAGCCCACCTATCAGGGCACCTACGTGGGCGCACGCAAGTACGTGCTCGACACCTTCGCGAACACCAAGAGCGCCTCGATGAAGCACCGCGTGGCCCAGTTCCTCGACGTGGCGACCTGCCCGGCCTGCCATGGCAAACGACTCAACCCCGAACCGTTGACCGTGACCTTCGAAGGTCTCGACATCGCCGAGTTCTCGCAGTTGCCGCTGCGGGAGATGCGGGAATTGCTGGAAGGCGTTGTGGACGGGGCCGCTGACGGTCCCGCTGCACGAAAGTCCGGCACGGGACTGGACGCCGCCGTGCGGCGGGACGCCACCAAGCGCCGAGTGGCTGCCGGCGGGTCCGCGCACACGGCCGCCCCCGACGTACGCCGGACCCCGAACCAGTCGGCGGAAAAACAGGCTGCGGCGGCACGGCTGGCGGCCGAGCTCATCGACCGGTTGCGACCGATCATCGACCTTGGGCTGGGTTACCTGTCCCTCGGTCGGACTACCCCCACGCTGTCCGGAGGTGAGCTTCAGCGACTACGCCTGGCTACCCAACTGACCTCGGAACTGTTCGGTGTCGTCTACGTGCTCGACGAGCCGTCGGCGGGGCTGCACCCGCAGGATGTCACCGCGCTGCTGGGGATTCTCGATGGGCTCAAGCGCCGTGGCAATTCGTTGTTCGTGGTCGAGCACTCGGTTGAGGTGATGCGGCACGCGGACTGGTTGGTCGACATCGGCCCGGGCGCAGGTGAGCACGGCGGCCGCATCCTCTATAGCGGACCCACCGCCGGTCTCGCCCAGGTCGAGGAGTCCGTCACCCGCGGATACCTTTTCGGCGCCTCCGGACTGCCCGCGCACACTCCGCGCGACCCGAGCGGCTGGCTCCAACTCACCGGCGTCACCCGCAACAACCTGCGCGACCTGTCGGTGTCGATCCCGATGGGTGTCTTCACGATCGTGACCGGGGTGTCCGGGTCAGGCAAGTCCAGCCTGGTCAGCCAGGTGCTGCCCGCGCTGCTCAGCGAGCGGCTGGGAAGCACTGCGCCCGTTGACGATTCACCGGAAGACAACGAGGCGCTCCTGGCCGACTCCCCCGACCGACTCGAGGGAGATCTCGAGGGCGACCTGACCGGCGTACGCCGCGTCGTCAGTATCGACCAGAAGCCCATCGGCCGGACCCCGCGGTCGAACGTCGCGACGTACACGGGACTGTTCGATCACGTGCGCAAGCGCTTCGCGCAAACCCCCGAAGCGAAAGCCCGTGGCTATCAGGCCGGCCGGTTCTCCTTCAACGTCAAGGGTGGTCGCTGCCCGACGTGCGAGGGCGAGGGGTCCGTGATGGTCGAACTGTTGTTCCTGCCGTCGGTGTATACCGAATGCCCCGACTGCCACGGCACCCGCTACAAGGACAGCACCCTGCAGATCACCTGGCGCGAGAAGAACATCGCCGAGATCCTCGCGATGAGCGTGGAGGAAGCACACCCGTTCTTCGACGGCGAGCAGGAGGTCCAGCGGTCGCTCTCGGCGCTCATCGATGTCGGACTGGACTACCTGCGTCTGGGGCAGCCGGCCACCGAACTGTCCGGTGGTGAAGCACAGCGCGTGAAACTGGCCAGCGAACTCCAACGGGCCCAGCGCGGCGACACCCTCTACGTGCTCGACGAGCCGACCTCCGGTCTGCACTGCGCTGACGCGGACCGTCTCGTGGCCCACTTGCAGAGTCTCGTCGACGCTGGAAACACCGTCGTAGCAGTCGAACTCGACATGCGCGTCGCCTCCGCCGCCGATTACCTGATCGACCTCGGGCCGGGCGCGGGCGACGCCGGCGGCACGGTCGTCGCATCCGGCACACCACAGCAGGTGGCCGATGCAGAAGTCGGTGCCTCAGCGCCGTACCTGGCGGATGCCCTCCTGGACCAGCACCGCACCTAG
- a CDS encoding ABC transporter substrate-binding protein — translation MTTVQRGAIAATIVGLSSMLAACGGGAAGSPTAQGAGSDSGQLRTLVVGVSPSTAALSVGVAQQQGMFKKHGLNVQLKTVQSGAEAIPQLLKGDLDVSLGDTVGTFNAASNGVALRAFAVATVAPSDPAKDFSAIMAKPGITTAADLSGRTIAVNQAGGSAELFAKAAIDKAGGDSSKVKVVELAFPQMVQAVQADRVDAAVLVEPFVAAGQAAGLTTVLRPQAAGIPGLASNLFVASAQEVAAKKSELTDFVAALNDASGFLTSNKTGAYAAAAAWTKQPLAKVEKTRLPTYPQDAGDLEPIKGIGPLMVKYGLLKQDPDLSQILAPVGS, via the coding sequence ATGACCACAGTTCAGCGAGGCGCCATCGCCGCCACCATCGTCGGTCTCAGTTCGATGCTCGCCGCGTGCGGCGGCGGAGCCGCAGGCTCGCCGACGGCCCAGGGAGCCGGCTCCGATTCGGGGCAATTGCGCACTCTCGTCGTCGGAGTCTCCCCGTCCACTGCGGCGCTGTCGGTTGGCGTCGCGCAACAGCAGGGGATGTTCAAGAAGCACGGCTTGAACGTGCAACTGAAGACCGTGCAGTCCGGCGCCGAAGCCATCCCGCAACTGCTGAAGGGCGACTTGGACGTATCCCTGGGCGACACGGTCGGGACGTTCAACGCCGCGAGCAACGGCGTCGCGCTGCGAGCTTTCGCGGTCGCGACAGTGGCTCCGTCAGATCCCGCCAAGGACTTCTCAGCCATCATGGCCAAGCCCGGCATCACGACGGCGGCGGACCTGAGTGGCAGGACCATCGCGGTGAACCAGGCGGGTGGCTCGGCTGAACTCTTCGCCAAGGCCGCGATCGACAAGGCGGGCGGTGACTCATCGAAGGTCAAGGTCGTCGAACTCGCCTTCCCACAGATGGTTCAGGCCGTCCAGGCCGACCGAGTGGATGCCGCCGTGCTGGTGGAGCCCTTCGTGGCTGCCGGTCAGGCCGCGGGCCTGACGACAGTGCTGCGCCCGCAGGCCGCCGGCATCCCGGGTCTCGCCTCCAATCTCTTCGTCGCCTCCGCCCAGGAAGTCGCAGCCAAGAAGAGTGAACTGACCGACTTCGTCGCGGCGCTGAACGACGCCTCCGGATTCCTGACGAGCAACAAGACCGGCGCCTACGCCGCTGCGGCCGCGTGGACGAAACAGCCGTTGGCGAAGGTGGAGAAGACGCGGCTGCCCACCTACCCCCAGGACGCCGGCGACCTGGAGCCGATCAAGGGCATTGGGCCGCTGATGGTCAAATACGGCCTGCTGAAACAGGATCCCGACCTGAGCCAGATCCTCGCCCCCGTCGGATCATGA
- a CDS encoding ABC transporter ATP-binding protein → MTTQTTTDLTLDVIDLGVTYLSDGSPRTILRDVSFQTHRGEIICIVGPSGVGKSSLLRCLAGLQTPSAGAVAIPHDAAAQGAAVVFQDYAQSLMPWASILENVALPLRGKTSKQVRHERAEAGLAEVGLSGHESQRPWQLSGGMQQRAAIARALVSQPAVLLMDEPFASVDAQTRAELEDLTLRVRSHTGQTIVVITHDIDEAVYLGDRVLVLGGSPATLIADLPVPLARERHQSSTRADPEFVRLRTEVHGLVARRTVEPQWGESQ, encoded by the coding sequence ATGACCACGCAAACCACAACCGACCTGACCCTGGACGTCATCGATCTGGGCGTCACCTATCTCAGCGACGGTTCGCCGCGCACGATCCTCAGGGACGTCAGCTTCCAGACCCACCGCGGCGAGATCATCTGCATCGTCGGACCGTCCGGAGTCGGGAAGTCCTCGCTGCTGAGGTGTTTGGCCGGATTGCAGACCCCCTCGGCGGGTGCGGTGGCCATCCCGCACGACGCCGCGGCCCAGGGTGCAGCGGTCGTCTTCCAGGACTATGCGCAGTCGTTGATGCCATGGGCGAGCATCCTGGAGAACGTCGCCCTGCCGTTGCGCGGTAAGACCTCCAAACAGGTACGCCACGAGCGTGCCGAAGCGGGTTTGGCCGAGGTCGGTCTGTCCGGTCACGAGTCGCAGCGACCATGGCAGTTGTCCGGGGGTATGCAGCAGCGTGCGGCCATCGCCCGCGCGCTGGTCTCCCAACCCGCCGTACTGCTCATGGACGAACCATTCGCCTCGGTGGATGCGCAGACGCGGGCCGAGCTGGAGGACCTCACGCTGCGGGTGCGCTCGCATACCGGCCAGACCATCGTGGTGATCACCCACGACATCGACGAGGCCGTCTACTTGGGCGATCGGGTCCTGGTGCTGGGCGGCAGCCCGGCGACCCTGATCGCCGACCTTCCGGTGCCCCTGGCCCGCGAGCGTCACCAGTCGAGCACTCGCGCGGATCCCGAATTCGTGCGCTTGCGTACCGAAGTGCACGGTCTTGTCGCCCGACGGACCGTGGAACCACAGTGGGGAGAGTCGCAGTGA
- a CDS encoding fumarylacetoacetate hydrolase family protein has product MKIVRFRRGDDVGVAVRDGSGGIHPTGYRDLRELLAAADPLGILRRSLEGPAVMADRLLAPLADRCQIVSTGGNYQSHLAEVGLAPQEPVFFPKLWSAVLDPDSVLEPPRPESELDYEVELAVVIGRTMHRVSAAEALDYVFGYTVVNDVSAREVMRREPLQIMLCKSADGFLPVSEEIVTADEIDLDTTVVTCDVNGQRRQEAGVAEMITSVPRLLAFLSQYVTLTPGDVVTTGTPGGSLVGRPGLGYLTPGDVVTVAATGIRPATTTIGSGLWQVSA; this is encoded by the coding sequence GTGAAAATCGTTCGCTTCCGTCGCGGAGACGACGTCGGCGTCGCGGTCAGAGATGGTTCCGGTGGCATCCACCCCACCGGTTACCGCGACCTGCGCGAGTTGCTCGCCGCCGCTGACCCGCTGGGAATCCTGCGCCGCAGCCTCGAGGGTCCCGCTGTCATGGCCGACCGCCTGCTGGCGCCGCTCGCCGATCGCTGCCAGATCGTCTCCACCGGAGGCAACTACCAGAGCCATCTGGCAGAGGTCGGTCTGGCGCCCCAAGAGCCGGTGTTCTTCCCCAAGCTGTGGTCGGCGGTGCTGGATCCGGACTCGGTGCTCGAGCCGCCGCGGCCGGAGTCGGAACTGGACTACGAGGTCGAACTTGCCGTCGTGATCGGCCGCACGATGCACCGGGTCAGCGCCGCCGAGGCGCTGGACTACGTCTTCGGCTACACGGTCGTGAACGATGTCAGTGCCCGTGAGGTGATGCGCAGGGAACCGCTGCAGATCATGCTCTGCAAGAGCGCGGACGGGTTCCTCCCGGTGAGTGAGGAGATCGTCACCGCAGATGAGATCGATCTCGACACCACCGTGGTTACCTGCGATGTGAACGGGCAGCGACGTCAGGAGGCTGGCGTCGCGGAGATGATCACCTCGGTACCGCGCCTGCTGGCGTTCCTGTCCCAGTACGTCACGTTGACTCCGGGCGATGTGGTGACGACGGGTACCCCAGGCGGCTCCCTGGTCGGGCGCCCTGGACTCGGCTACCTCACCCCGGGTGACGTCGTGACCGTCGCGGCGACCGGGATCCGGCCGGCGACGACCACCATCGGCTCCGGGCTGTGGCAGGTGTCGGCATGA
- a CDS encoding Dabb family protein: MSQQGRVTMHLAVFAWNSPPTDEEQAQFVAAAEVLPQQIEVLRQLWTGPARSATGGELALVAVLDEGGLQEYLQHPAHRLFQEQYSGDRLRLLANAQFESTAAAVTHPKR, translated from the coding sequence GTGTCACAGCAGGGGCGGGTGACGATGCACCTGGCGGTCTTCGCCTGGAACTCGCCTCCGACGGACGAGGAACAGGCTCAGTTCGTGGCCGCTGCGGAGGTGTTGCCGCAGCAGATCGAGGTGCTTCGCCAGCTGTGGACCGGGCCGGCGCGGTCCGCCACCGGTGGCGAACTCGCGCTGGTGGCCGTCCTGGATGAAGGCGGCCTCCAGGAGTATCTGCAGCACCCGGCCCATCGGCTGTTTCAGGAGCAGTACTCCGGGGACCGGTTGAGGCTGTTGGCCAACGCCCAGTTCGAGTCGACTGCCGCCGCCGTCACGCATCCCAAGCGTTGA
- a CDS encoding FAD-binding oxidoreductase, whose amino-acid sequence MNALATLLQSRFEGRVVTAEDADYRSSAAVWNGMFEKHPAAVVRCASVTDVSIAIRVARDQGVPLSVRGGGHQISGAAVADDALVIDLSGMRTCSYRPATGRVVVGGGALLGDLDRECARNGVAVPAGMVSHTGVAGLTLGGGIGWLCRSRGLTCDSLTRVTMVDHLGEVVTASESDHPDLFWAVRGGGGNFGVVTGFEFDTAPLGLVTYGMQVHDLRDAATVLAHLEDTREHWPRELQVLVRLQRFVGHDVEPDPRSPMVLTIEWLWDGTPAEQVRNLLPRTDRETVSVRRFTSVQAQQDHRFGHGRRYYMKPGYLRDFGPASAASLIEAARSAPPGDAQLEILQLGGAICDVPTEQTAFPGRDAVMAINVQAGWEDRSDDEQLVGWARAAHASVVPGGTGAYANFAGSDRPDLAAVFGEETLSRLREVKATYDPQDVFRPAIHIEPAAVHGAPAADSEPKGALL is encoded by the coding sequence ATGAACGCACTGGCCACACTTCTGCAGAGCAGGTTCGAAGGTCGCGTGGTGACCGCCGAGGATGCGGACTACCGCTCGAGTGCCGCTGTATGGAACGGCATGTTCGAGAAGCATCCCGCGGCCGTGGTGCGCTGCGCGTCTGTGACGGACGTGTCGATTGCCATCCGGGTGGCCCGCGATCAGGGCGTGCCCTTGTCGGTCCGCGGCGGCGGCCACCAGATCTCGGGCGCTGCCGTTGCGGACGACGCTCTGGTCATCGACCTGTCCGGGATGCGCACGTGCAGTTACCGCCCGGCGACGGGCAGAGTCGTCGTCGGGGGAGGGGCGCTGCTTGGCGATCTCGACCGGGAGTGTGCGCGCAACGGGGTCGCCGTACCAGCCGGGATGGTTTCGCACACCGGAGTCGCCGGGTTGACCCTCGGTGGCGGGATCGGATGGCTCTGTCGCTCAAGGGGACTCACGTGTGACTCGCTGACGAGGGTGACGATGGTTGATCACCTCGGTGAGGTCGTGACCGCGAGCGAGTCCGATCATCCGGACCTGTTCTGGGCGGTGCGCGGTGGGGGTGGCAACTTCGGTGTCGTCACCGGCTTCGAGTTCGACACGGCACCCCTTGGCCTGGTCACCTATGGGATGCAGGTGCATGACCTCCGCGACGCCGCCACCGTCCTGGCCCACCTGGAGGACACCCGGGAGCACTGGCCGCGTGAGTTGCAGGTCCTGGTCCGGTTGCAGCGCTTCGTGGGGCATGACGTGGAGCCTGATCCCCGCAGTCCGATGGTGCTGACGATCGAATGGCTCTGGGACGGAACGCCCGCTGAGCAGGTGCGGAACCTCTTGCCGCGGACCGACCGTGAGACGGTATCGGTGCGCCGGTTCACCAGCGTCCAGGCCCAACAGGATCATCGGTTCGGTCACGGACGGCGCTACTACATGAAGCCGGGCTATCTGCGCGATTTCGGCCCTGCGAGCGCCGCATCGCTGATCGAGGCAGCCCGGTCGGCGCCGCCAGGGGATGCGCAGCTGGAGATCCTGCAGTTGGGCGGCGCCATCTGTGACGTGCCCACCGAGCAAACCGCTTTCCCCGGTCGCGATGCCGTGATGGCCATCAACGTGCAGGCCGGCTGGGAGGATCGCTCCGACGACGAGCAGCTGGTCGGCTGGGCCCGGGCGGCGCACGCGAGCGTCGTCCCCGGCGGAACGGGTGCCTACGCGAACTTCGCCGGAAGCGATCGGCCCGACCTGGCAGCGGTCTTCGGAGAGGAAACCTTGTCCAGGTTGCGCGAGGTGAAGGCGACGTACGACCCGCAGGACGTCTTTCGTCCTGCGATCCACATCGAGCCGGCGGCGGTGCACGGTGCACCGGCTGCCGACTCCGAACCGAAAGGGGCCCTGCTGTGA
- a CDS encoding SAM-dependent methyltransferase → MSENELAEHWEARYGQQDRIWSGAPNASLVSVLEHLPAGTAIDLGAGEGGDALWLAERGWRVTAYDISTTALSRLEQAAAERGVSDRIATVVGDLANAPIDGTVDLVTASFLHSTVQIPRIEILRRFAGAVQPGGHLFVLGHATPPPWASPEMHQHAAHLVGPHEEVEQLDLDPAAWSVEVADLRQRAVTDPDGQPATIDDSVVLLRRASAGS, encoded by the coding sequence ATGAGCGAGAACGAACTGGCCGAGCATTGGGAAGCCCGCTACGGGCAGCAGGACCGGATCTGGTCCGGTGCCCCGAACGCGTCCTTGGTGAGCGTGCTGGAACATCTGCCTGCAGGTACGGCGATCGACCTGGGCGCGGGGGAGGGCGGCGACGCGCTGTGGCTGGCTGAGCGCGGGTGGCGGGTCACGGCGTACGACATATCGACCACAGCCCTCTCGCGGCTGGAACAGGCCGCGGCCGAGCGCGGTGTCTCCGATCGGATCGCGACGGTGGTCGGTGACCTCGCCAACGCGCCGATCGACGGAACCGTCGACCTGGTCACTGCCAGCTTCTTGCACTCCACGGTGCAGATTCCGCGCATCGAGATACTTCGCCGGTTCGCCGGCGCGGTGCAGCCCGGTGGTCATCTCTTCGTCCTCGGGCACGCGACCCCACCGCCGTGGGCCAGCCCCGAAATGCACCAGCACGCAGCGCATCTCGTCGGTCCGCACGAGGAGGTCGAGCAGCTCGACCTCGACCCGGCGGCCTGGTCAGTCGAGGTGGCCGACCTGCGGCAGCGGGCCGTGACCGACCCCGATGGCCAACCGGCGACGATCGACGATTCGGTGGTTCTCTTACGGCGAGCGAGCGCCGGTTCATAG
- a CDS encoding VOC family protein, producing the protein MNRPSLAGIHHLKFAVSDLDVSLDWWERAFGGQRQPHWDHTFPDGRLFAYMLLVPGVDAPVELRLAPGSALVAGFDSIVFAVETREDLEGWAKHLADVGIDNSGVLRGFLGWLLVAREPDGNSLRLYTNETHDWDVEGADVHNPWVASLERDRL; encoded by the coding sequence GTGAACCGACCCTCCCTGGCGGGAATCCACCATCTCAAGTTCGCCGTGTCGGACCTGGACGTCAGTCTCGACTGGTGGGAGCGCGCCTTCGGCGGCCAGCGGCAACCCCATTGGGACCACACCTTCCCCGACGGACGATTGTTCGCCTACATGCTGCTGGTGCCAGGTGTCGATGCGCCGGTGGAACTGCGCCTCGCCCCTGGATCGGCGCTGGTCGCCGGCTTCGACTCGATCGTGTTCGCCGTCGAGACGAGGGAGGATCTCGAGGGTTGGGCCAAGCACCTGGCTGACGTCGGGATCGACAACTCCGGAGTTCTGCGGGGGTTCCTCGGCTGGCTGCTGGTCGCCCGGGAGCCGGATGGCAACTCGTTACGGCTGTACACGAACGAAACGCACGACTGGGACGTCGAGGGTGCCGATGTGCACAATCCCTGGGTCGCCTCACTGGAGCGTGATCGCCTGTGA
- a CDS encoding ABC transporter permease produces MRIARRVLLQLWLPVALVTLWWQLSLNSSSLFFPPLREILEQFRQWWLGEGFTQDLLPSLQNLLIGYLLAVLIGVTAGLAIGSVPRVQQAIMPELEFARAIPAVALLPAAVIVLGLTDVMRIAIIAAGAVWPVLLSTIAGVAETEAQLSDIERVFRVPSRVRLLCVRLPGALPRIVAGARVSLAIAVVLIVVSEMQGATHGVGSYLLLAQRNFAITQMWSAMLLLGLLGYLLNAVFSLVERRLLRFHPISHPGHAGQKGRS; encoded by the coding sequence ATGCGAATCGCGCGCCGCGTACTCCTCCAGCTCTGGCTCCCGGTAGCGCTGGTCACGCTCTGGTGGCAGCTGAGCCTGAACTCGTCCTCGCTGTTCTTCCCACCCCTGCGCGAGATCCTCGAGCAGTTCCGCCAGTGGTGGCTGGGTGAAGGCTTCACGCAGGACCTCTTGCCCAGTCTGCAGAACCTGCTCATCGGCTACCTGTTGGCGGTGCTGATCGGGGTCACCGCCGGCCTGGCCATCGGCAGTGTGCCGCGCGTGCAGCAAGCGATCATGCCCGAGCTGGAGTTTGCCCGGGCCATCCCGGCGGTCGCGCTGCTGCCGGCGGCGGTGATCGTGCTTGGTCTCACCGATGTCATGCGCATCGCGATCATCGCCGCCGGCGCGGTGTGGCCCGTTCTGCTGAGCACGATCGCGGGCGTGGCGGAGACCGAGGCGCAGCTGTCGGACATCGAGCGGGTCTTCCGGGTGCCGTCGCGAGTCCGCCTGCTCTGCGTGCGCCTGCCGGGTGCGCTGCCGCGCATCGTGGCCGGAGCCAGGGTCAGTCTCGCGATCGCAGTGGTCCTCATCGTCGTGAGTGAAATGCAGGGTGCCACCCACGGAGTCGGTAGTTATCTGCTCCTGGCGCAGCGCAACTTCGCCATCACCCAGATGTGGTCGGCCATGCTGCTGCTCGGTCTGCTCGGCTACCTGCTGAACGCTGTCTTCTCCCTCGTCGAGCGAAGGCTCCTGAGGTTCCATCCCATCAGCCACCCCGGCCACGCCGGACAGAAGGGCCGATCATGA
- a CDS encoding ABC transporter permease produces the protein MTIATPERRARKPLGARSRPGAHGAASTAGVDKLVAAIAAVLLWAAASAVVGSDTVPAPLTVARELGGLVGTSQFWAAVVQTLVSTALGVLVCVAIGVPLGILIGANAYVRGSTGLLVEFMRTIPPVAVIPLGLLLYGPSLAMKVLVIVLGAVWPMVLHACYSVRDIRQSHRDVATVFDVPRRVRWLHIYLPSILPGCALGLRIVVTVALLISVACEVVGGAPGVGNALVQAQVANDLPLSYAYIVTAALIGVALNLATHRLTTSVIGIRSRGEA, from the coding sequence ATGACCATCGCCACCCCGGAACGGCGAGCCCGCAAACCGCTCGGTGCGAGGAGTCGCCCCGGCGCACACGGCGCGGCCTCGACCGCTGGGGTCGACAAGCTGGTCGCCGCCATTGCCGCGGTGCTGCTGTGGGCAGCCGCCAGCGCAGTCGTCGGAAGTGACACGGTGCCGGCACCGCTCACCGTCGCCCGGGAACTGGGCGGTCTGGTCGGCACGTCGCAGTTCTGGGCGGCGGTCGTGCAGACACTGGTGTCCACGGCCCTGGGTGTTCTGGTCTGTGTCGCGATCGGGGTCCCGTTGGGCATCCTCATCGGTGCGAACGCCTACGTGCGGGGCAGCACCGGACTGCTGGTGGAGTTCATGCGCACCATCCCGCCGGTCGCGGTCATCCCGCTGGGTTTGCTGCTCTATGGCCCCTCGTTGGCCATGAAGGTGTTGGTCATTGTGCTCGGCGCCGTGTGGCCGATGGTTCTACACGCCTGTTACAGCGTGCGGGACATCCGCCAGTCACATCGCGATGTGGCCACGGTGTTCGACGTACCGCGACGGGTGCGTTGGTTGCACATCTACCTACCCAGCATCCTGCCGGGCTGCGCGCTGGGCCTGCGCATCGTCGTCACCGTCGCGTTGCTCATCTCGGTGGCGTGCGAGGTGGTCGGTGGAGCGCCAGGGGTGGGCAACGCCCTGGTGCAGGCCCAGGTCGCGAACGACCTCCCACTCAGTTACGCCTACATCGTGACGGCCGCGCTGATCGGTGTGGCTCTGAACCTCGCGACCCATCGCCTCACCACATCGGTGATTGGCATCCGGTCCCGGGGGGAGGCGTGA